In one Culex quinquefasciatus strain JHB chromosome 2, VPISU_Cqui_1.0_pri_paternal, whole genome shotgun sequence genomic region, the following are encoded:
- the LOC6037455 gene encoding macoilin isoform X1 produces the protein MKRRNADCGKIRRPIKRNKIAEQIGSNTLLYVKFLLLWAFVITADFLLEFRFEFLWPFWLLLRSVYDSFKYKGLAFSVLFVCIAITSDLVCLFFIPVQWLFFAASTYVWVQYVWHTDKGICLPTIILWILFVYLEAAIRWKDSRNIPHLDLCRPFAAHCIGYPVVTLGFGFKSYVGYRIRQRKQREVAKDNDFYMQLLQEALPKDESAANGGDSQSSTAAAAAGMAADHGQQDHQLAPAKEMVVSVAVTTTTLTTTTTTSATVIQPSNTNGHHHHHNNNHHNSSKNAQSHVNGHAGGGSGSSSAVVTATTSSNGSSTMNGGVNHSKHTHRKSLDKDSSSTSTSGKANNGSSGSYSYHQQQQQTSNSAKEGSRSSTTDSSHSNGAASSPKEKKDCDSASTASSSSPTTRSQFDSVPAASTQSQNHDKKHQQNGHVVNYEPSAAEHLQQQVESDPPVTEPKAASNRSGRKNRVKQKSDQQLAAVRLAATLALASSITTLTTTTAAATTTTTSAAKDNHPSDAPSTNNTQSGSNQQQTGPPPPPVVQTVVQTVKVCETCARMEADAKKLRTELGQLRQNENELRQKYDSNTANLKSCLQVKQKEHDELQTRFQELTAQRQQERQSLQTVERRLGEERRHRQSLESQLQNERKHRKQAEEKAARASADCGEQCKLKRQQMDHELRELRRELMSSEEAKHNAESASRSIEQEMRKFEVQLRNRESQQSSEVLMSALAAMQDKNATLEKNLSAETRVKLDLFSALGETRRQLEIATCSLRTRDKEILDLKAKMVQILAVMPAMPNDSLCLTGPGPTSSSGSSNVGGLRLSDAPQLLSVSALNGGGGGGGQPSPMSQHMVMNSPPLINQLGALGVLTSTITTSTAPAMVLPSMQHHQQQQSGLMTVANGQLVQMQQQQQQQQNSANCPSNLDPNASVYTPKNCAQQQQQPQQQVGGTEA, from the exons ATGAAGAGGAGAAATGCCGACTGTGGCAAGATCCGGCGACCCATCAAGAGGAACAAAATAGCAGAACAGATTGGCAG CAACACCCTGCTGTACGTGAAATTCCTTTTGCTATGGGCGTTCGTCATCACCGCCGACTTCCTGCTCGAGTTCCGGTTCGAGTTTCTGTGGCCGTTCTGGCTGCTGCTCCGCTCAGTCTATGACTCGTTCAAGTACAAGGGGCTG GCCTTTTCGGTACTGTTTGTGTGCATCGCCATCACGTCCGATCTGGTGTGTCTGTTCTTCATCCCGGTGCAGTGGCTGTTCTTCGCGGCCAGCACCTACGTCTGGGTGCAGTATGTGTGGCACACAG ATAAGGGCATCTGTCTGCCAACCATCATTTTGTGGATTCTGTTCGTCTACCTGGAGGCGGCCATCCGATGGAAGGATAGCCGGAACATACCACACCTCGATCTCTGTCGACCCTTTGCGGCGCACTG CATTGGCTACCCGGTGGTCACGCTCGGGTTCGGCTTCAAGAGTTACGTCGGCTACCGAATAAGGCAGCGCAAGCAGCGCGAGGTGGCCAAGGACAACGACTTTTACATGCAGCTGCTGCAGGAAGCCCTGCCAAAGGACGAGTCCGCGGCGAACGGTGGTGACTCCCAGTCGTctacagctgctgctgctgctggcatgGCGGCTGATCACGGCCAGCAGGATCACCAGTTGGCGCCGGCCAAGGAGATGGTCGTTTCGGTGGCCGTTACGACCACGAcgctgacgacgacgacgacgacctcgGCGACGGTGATCCAGCCGAGCAATACGAACggccaccatcaccaccacaaCAACAACCATCATAATAGTAGTAAGAATGCTCAAAGTCACGTGAATGGCCACGCCGGAGGTGGTTCCGGATCGTCGTCTGCGGTCGTGACAGCAACTACCAGCAGCAATGGTAGCAGCACGATGAACGGTGGTGTGAATCACTCGAAACATACGCACCGGAAGAGCCTGGACAAGGACAGCTCGTCCACGTCCACAAGCGGGAAGGCCAACAACGGCAGCAGTGGCAGCTACTCAtatcatcagcagcagcagcagaccaGCAACAGTGCAAAGGAAGGCTCACGATCGTCGACGACGGACAGTTCACACTCGAACGGTGCTGCCAGCTCTCCAAAGGAGAAGAAAGACTGTGACTCGGCTTcaacggcgtcgtcgtcgtcccccACGACACGGTCCCAGTTCGACAGTGTTCCGGCGGCGTCGACGCAATCCCAGAACCATGACAAGAAGCACCAGCAAAACGGTCACGTCGTCAACTACGAACCGTCAGCCGCGGAGCATTTGCAGCAGCAGGTCGAAAGCGATCCCCCGGTGACGGAACCAAAAGCCGCCAGCAATCGTTCCGGCCGGAAGAATCGCGTCAAGCAAAAGTCCGACCAGCAGCTGGCAGCGGTTCGCCTGGCCGCCACCCTAGCCCTCGCTTCCTCCATCACCACCCTAACGACGACAACGGCTGCCGCAACCACCACCACAACAAGCGCCGCCAAAGACAATCACCCGAGTGACGCACCGTCGACGAACAATACTCAAAGCGGAAGCAATCAGCAGCAGACGGGTCCGCCGCCACCGCCCGTAGTTCAGACGGTGGTGCAGACCGTCAAAGTGTGCGAAACCTGTGCCCGGATGGAGGCGGACGCGAAGAAGCTGCGCACCGAGCTCGGCCAGCTGCGGCAGAACGAGAACGAGCTGCGCCAAAAGTATGACTCCAACACCGCCAATCTCAAGAGTTGTTTGCAGGTCAAACAGAAGGAGCACGACGAGCTGCAGACGAG ATTCCAAGAGCTAACCGCCCAACGCCAGCAGGAGCGCCAGAGCCTCCAAACGGTGGAGCGCCGTCTCGGCGAGGAACGGCGCCACCGGCAGTCGCTCGAGTCGCAGCTCCAGAACGAACGCAAGCACCGCAAGCAGGCCGAGGAGAAGGCGGCCCGGGCCAGCGCCGACTGCGGCGAACAGTGCAAGCTCAAGCGCCAACAGATGGACCACGAGCTGCGCGAGTTGCGCCGGGAGCTGATGAGCTCGGAGGAGGCGAAGCACAACGCCGAGAGCGCGAGCCGCAGCATTGAGCAGGAG ATGCGAAAGTTTGAGGTGCAGCTGCGCAACCGCGAGTCCCAGCAGAGCTCGGAGGTGCTGATGTCGGCGTTGGCCGCGATGCAGGACAAGAACGCGACGCTGGAGAAGAACCTGTCGGCGGAGACGAGAGTTAAGCTGGACTTATTCTCGGCCCTCGGCGAGACGCGCCGCCAGCTGGAGATTGCAACTT GTTCGCTTCGTACTAGGGATAAGGAGATTTTAGACTTGAAGGCGAAGATGGTTCAAATTTTGGCGGTGATGCCAGCGATGCCAAACGACTCGCTCTGTCTGACCGGTCCGGGACCGACGTCGTCGTCGGGCAGCAGTAATGTCGGTGGGTTGCGACTCTCGGACGCGCCCCAGCTGCTGTCGGTGTCGGCGTTGAACGGGGGTGGCGGCGGAGGAGGTCAGCCAAGCCCGATGTCGCAGCACATGGTCATGAACAGTCCGCCGTTGATCAATCAATTAGGCGCACTCGGTGTGCTAACCTCGACGATCACGACTTCGACCGCGCCTGCCATGGTGCTTCCGTCGATGCAGCACCATCAACAGCAGCAGTCCGGGCTCATGACCGTCGCCAACGGCCAACTAGTAcaaatgcagcagcagcagcagcagcagcaaaactcTGCCAACTGTCCCTCCAACCTGGACCCGAACGCGTCGGTTTACACGCCCAAGAACTgcgcccagcagcagcagcagccccagCAGCAGGTCGGCGGAACCGAGGCCTGA
- the LOC6037455 gene encoding macoilin isoform X2, which produces MKRRNADCGKIRRPIKRNKIAEQIGSNTLLYVKFLLLWAFVITADFLLEFRFEFLWPFWLLLRSVYDSFKYKGLAFSVLFVCIAITSDLVCLFFIPVQWLFFAASTYVWVQYVWHTDKGICLPTIILWILFVYLEAAIRWKDSRNIPHLDLCRPFAAHCIGYPVVTLGFGFKSYVGYRIRQRKQREVAKDNDFYMQLLQEALPKDESAANGGDSQSSTAAAAAGMAADHGQQDHQLAPAKEMVVSVAVTTTTLTTTTTTSATVIQPSNTNGHHHHHNNNHHNSSKNAQSHVNGHAGGGSGSSSAVVTATTSSNGSSTMNGGVNHSKHTHRKSLDKDSSSTSTSGKANNGSSGSYSYHQQQQQTSNSAKEGSRSSTTDSSHSNGAASSPKEKKDCDSASTASSSSPTTRSQFDSVPAASTQSQNHDKKHQQNGHVVNYEPSAAEHLQQQVESDPPVTEPKAASNRSGRKNRVKQKSDQQLAAVRLAATLALASSITTLTTTTAAATTTTTSAAKDNHPSDAPSTNNTQSGSNQQQTGPPPPPVVQTVVQTVKVCETCARMEADAKKLRTELGQLRQNENELRQKYDSNTANLKSCLQVKQKEHDELQTRFQELTAQRQQERQSLQTVERRLGEERRHRQSLESQLQNERKHRKQAEEKAARASADCGEQCKLKRQQMDHELRELRRELMSSEEAKHNAESASRSIEQEMRKFEVQLRNRESQQSSEVLMSALAAMQDKNATLEKNLSAETRVKLDLFSALGETRRQLEIATCSLRTRDKEILDLKAKMVQILAVMPAMPNDSLCLTGPGPTSSSGSSNVGGLRLSDAPQLLSVSALNGGGGGGGQPSPMSQHMVMNSPPLINQLGALGVLTSTITTSTAPAMVLPSMQHHQQQQQQQQQNSANCPSNLDPNASVYTPKNCAQQQQQPQQQVGGTEA; this is translated from the exons ATGAAGAGGAGAAATGCCGACTGTGGCAAGATCCGGCGACCCATCAAGAGGAACAAAATAGCAGAACAGATTGGCAG CAACACCCTGCTGTACGTGAAATTCCTTTTGCTATGGGCGTTCGTCATCACCGCCGACTTCCTGCTCGAGTTCCGGTTCGAGTTTCTGTGGCCGTTCTGGCTGCTGCTCCGCTCAGTCTATGACTCGTTCAAGTACAAGGGGCTG GCCTTTTCGGTACTGTTTGTGTGCATCGCCATCACGTCCGATCTGGTGTGTCTGTTCTTCATCCCGGTGCAGTGGCTGTTCTTCGCGGCCAGCACCTACGTCTGGGTGCAGTATGTGTGGCACACAG ATAAGGGCATCTGTCTGCCAACCATCATTTTGTGGATTCTGTTCGTCTACCTGGAGGCGGCCATCCGATGGAAGGATAGCCGGAACATACCACACCTCGATCTCTGTCGACCCTTTGCGGCGCACTG CATTGGCTACCCGGTGGTCACGCTCGGGTTCGGCTTCAAGAGTTACGTCGGCTACCGAATAAGGCAGCGCAAGCAGCGCGAGGTGGCCAAGGACAACGACTTTTACATGCAGCTGCTGCAGGAAGCCCTGCCAAAGGACGAGTCCGCGGCGAACGGTGGTGACTCCCAGTCGTctacagctgctgctgctgctggcatgGCGGCTGATCACGGCCAGCAGGATCACCAGTTGGCGCCGGCCAAGGAGATGGTCGTTTCGGTGGCCGTTACGACCACGAcgctgacgacgacgacgacgacctcgGCGACGGTGATCCAGCCGAGCAATACGAACggccaccatcaccaccacaaCAACAACCATCATAATAGTAGTAAGAATGCTCAAAGTCACGTGAATGGCCACGCCGGAGGTGGTTCCGGATCGTCGTCTGCGGTCGTGACAGCAACTACCAGCAGCAATGGTAGCAGCACGATGAACGGTGGTGTGAATCACTCGAAACATACGCACCGGAAGAGCCTGGACAAGGACAGCTCGTCCACGTCCACAAGCGGGAAGGCCAACAACGGCAGCAGTGGCAGCTACTCAtatcatcagcagcagcagcagaccaGCAACAGTGCAAAGGAAGGCTCACGATCGTCGACGACGGACAGTTCACACTCGAACGGTGCTGCCAGCTCTCCAAAGGAGAAGAAAGACTGTGACTCGGCTTcaacggcgtcgtcgtcgtcccccACGACACGGTCCCAGTTCGACAGTGTTCCGGCGGCGTCGACGCAATCCCAGAACCATGACAAGAAGCACCAGCAAAACGGTCACGTCGTCAACTACGAACCGTCAGCCGCGGAGCATTTGCAGCAGCAGGTCGAAAGCGATCCCCCGGTGACGGAACCAAAAGCCGCCAGCAATCGTTCCGGCCGGAAGAATCGCGTCAAGCAAAAGTCCGACCAGCAGCTGGCAGCGGTTCGCCTGGCCGCCACCCTAGCCCTCGCTTCCTCCATCACCACCCTAACGACGACAACGGCTGCCGCAACCACCACCACAACAAGCGCCGCCAAAGACAATCACCCGAGTGACGCACCGTCGACGAACAATACTCAAAGCGGAAGCAATCAGCAGCAGACGGGTCCGCCGCCACCGCCCGTAGTTCAGACGGTGGTGCAGACCGTCAAAGTGTGCGAAACCTGTGCCCGGATGGAGGCGGACGCGAAGAAGCTGCGCACCGAGCTCGGCCAGCTGCGGCAGAACGAGAACGAGCTGCGCCAAAAGTATGACTCCAACACCGCCAATCTCAAGAGTTGTTTGCAGGTCAAACAGAAGGAGCACGACGAGCTGCAGACGAG ATTCCAAGAGCTAACCGCCCAACGCCAGCAGGAGCGCCAGAGCCTCCAAACGGTGGAGCGCCGTCTCGGCGAGGAACGGCGCCACCGGCAGTCGCTCGAGTCGCAGCTCCAGAACGAACGCAAGCACCGCAAGCAGGCCGAGGAGAAGGCGGCCCGGGCCAGCGCCGACTGCGGCGAACAGTGCAAGCTCAAGCGCCAACAGATGGACCACGAGCTGCGCGAGTTGCGCCGGGAGCTGATGAGCTCGGAGGAGGCGAAGCACAACGCCGAGAGCGCGAGCCGCAGCATTGAGCAGGAG ATGCGAAAGTTTGAGGTGCAGCTGCGCAACCGCGAGTCCCAGCAGAGCTCGGAGGTGCTGATGTCGGCGTTGGCCGCGATGCAGGACAAGAACGCGACGCTGGAGAAGAACCTGTCGGCGGAGACGAGAGTTAAGCTGGACTTATTCTCGGCCCTCGGCGAGACGCGCCGCCAGCTGGAGATTGCAACTT GTTCGCTTCGTACTAGGGATAAGGAGATTTTAGACTTGAAGGCGAAGATGGTTCAAATTTTGGCGGTGATGCCAGCGATGCCAAACGACTCGCTCTGTCTGACCGGTCCGGGACCGACGTCGTCGTCGGGCAGCAGTAATGTCGGTGGGTTGCGACTCTCGGACGCGCCCCAGCTGCTGTCGGTGTCGGCGTTGAACGGGGGTGGCGGCGGAGGAGGTCAGCCAAGCCCGATGTCGCAGCACATGGTCATGAACAGTCCGCCGTTGATCAATCAATTAGGCGCACTCGGTGTGCTAACCTCGACGATCACGACTTCGACCGCGCCTGCCATGGTGCTTCCGTCGATGCAGCACCATCA gcagcagcagcagcagcagcagcaaaactcTGCCAACTGTCCCTCCAACCTGGACCCGAACGCGTCGGTTTACACGCCCAAGAACTgcgcccagcagcagcagcagccccagCAGCAGGTCGGCGGAACCGAGGCCTGA
- the LOC6037454 gene encoding uncharacterized protein LOC6037454, giving the protein MFYTKISPRWNELCFYLLRDRVTFRLQREMLIPPQFWTQDRCYRDVRYETDYLPDGSSFYLQPFAEQVKKLDLTFYRADDGSLLEFLRPFGKVVTLALIVDRLQPRKPRPRFLEACAGILPEVRHLTIRCCYLKLVGLLAEVAPRLVTLDVELVVRVLPQFFECQLGALESLTLRFNMTGVNGRTIEDTFPKAALVQFLSQMRLVRKFGIFVDFFYPACDVASALPSVEELTVSGKFSVMPVNKIFNCVHQMPLLRSLSINVESLNWLELDEPVPQVAALKVTGTIRIHLPTLARTFPSLRVLSVNFPNISTDAELSFALSKWENTLEELSFRISLECVQKTAAIFNILRKIRKITFDFVDYYMDDIAFLSSIVSMETLQELHIRQVGGEAWRETVPELCERLRCPPSCALFVDGYRVGLNG; this is encoded by the exons ATGTTCTACACCAAAATCAGCCCTCGCTGGAACGAGCTGTGCTTCTACCTGCTCCGGGATCGAGTTACGTTCAGGCTGCAACGCGAAATGTTGATTCCACCGCAGTTTTGGACGCAGGATCGCTGCTATCGGGACGTAAGATACGAAACCGATTATCTACCGGATGGCAGCAGCTTCTACTTGCAACCGTTTGCCGAGCAGGTCAAGAAGCTGGATCTTACCTTCTACCGAGCGGACGATGGATCGTTGCTCGAGTTTCTGCGGCCATTCGGGAAGGTCGTGACTTTGGCGCTCATCGTTGACCGTCTGCAACCGCGGAAGCCACGACCACGATTCTTGGAGGCGTGCGCCGGGATTCTGCCCGAGGTGCGCCACCTGACCATTCGCTGCTGCTACCTGAAGCTGGTGGGACTGCTGGCCGAAGTGGCCCCGAGGCTGGTCACGCTGGATGTCGAGCTGGTGGTGCGGGTTTTGCCGCAGTTTTTCGAGTGCCAGTTGGGCGCTTTGGAGTCGTTGACGCTGCGGTTCAACATGACCGGAGTGAATGGGCGGACCATCGAGGACACTTTTCCGAAGGCTGCGCTTGTGCAGTTCCTAAGCCAGATGCGACTTGTTCGGAAGTTTGGGATATTTGTCGATTTCTTTTATCCCGCTTGCGACGTTGCTTCGGCGCTTCCCTCCGTCGAAGAGCTGACTGTGAGTGGGAAGTTTTCGGTGATGCCCGTCAACAAGATCTTCAACTGCGTCCACCAAATGCCGCTGCTGCGCTCCTTGAGCATCAACGTCGAATCCTTGAACTGGTTGGAATTGGACGAACCGGTGCCGCAAGTGGCAGCGCTCAAAGTCACCGGCACGATCCGAATCCATTTGCCGACCCTTGCACGAACGTTTCCCAGCTTGCGCGTGCTGTCCGTGAATTTTCCGAACATCTCAACGGATGCCGAGCTTAGTTTTGCCCTGTCCAAATGGGAAAATACGTTGGAAGAACTTTCGTTCCGAATTTCACTTGAATGTGTCCAAAAGACAGCCGCTATCTTCAACATACTTCGAAAGATAAGAAAAATTACCTTTGATTTTGTAGACTATTACATG GACGACATCGCATTCCTGTCCTCGATTGTCAGCATGGAAACGCTGCAGGAGCTGCACATCCGACAGGTCGGTGGAGAGGCGTGGAGGGAAACCGTGCCGGAACTGTGCGAACGCT